In Halomicrobium zhouii, the sequence GTGCGGGTTCGATCACCCCTCGCCCCTGTCGGGGGCGATAAAATAGCGTGGGAGGAGCCCGGACGCTCAAACGCTCGTTTGTGCCATGGGAAGTATATTTGCTGCCGATGGTGATGGATAGCTACAGACAGTCAGGCGCACCACAATGAAACAACGCCAGAATACGTTCCGAACGGCTTCGGCCGCCCAGGTAATGCCCCGGCGAACGCTATTAACGTCGACGGCCTCCCTGCTCCCAGTTGCCCTGGCCGGCTGCCAGACTGGGCCCGCAACCAGCGGTAACTTCGTTGACGAAGTCCCGACTGCCAGCTTTCAGATGAACCCCGTTACCGATGCCGAACTCCCGGAGAAGGTTCTCTACTCTCTCCAGTCGTATCCGGACGAGGATCGTGATGCAGCACTACTCAAGCGGATACGCGACGGTGGGGCGACGACTGAGGGGACGCGGCCCCCGCTCCCAGCTAACCGGCACATCGCGACCGACGATGCAGTGGTCGAACTGTCGAAAGAGGTCGTCGACGAGACGCCGGCGACGACGTACTCTGTCAAAGTCGACATCGTCCAGGATTCGATCCAGGACGATGAAGCGATCCGGTTCGCAGATCTGCCCGAGGTTGACCGAACTGTCTTTTCCGATAAGGGGCTCGCCGACGGCGACGTCGTCGGCATCGGGACGACGCTCCTGTATACCCACGAGGAACGCAAGCAGTCCGTCCTCGTTCCCGAGTCCGAGTACTCCTACATCGTCTGGGAGAACGGTGCCGAGGCCGAGTGGGTCGTCGACGACAGCTACGAGACGTCGCTGAAGACCTACGACTATTCGGCCAACGAGGTCGCCACGGCAGCGGCGTACGGCCAGGTGATGCGCGAGCGATTCGCATTCGAATTTGCTGACCTCTCCAGCGAGCAACGAGAGATCGTGGAGACGGCTATCAGCGACGAGCGATACGTCGTCGGACCTGATGAGACGCCGCCCGAGCCACTCGTTGACCTCGCCGACCAGTTTCGTCCACAGGAACAGGCCAAGGGCCTCGACGAATCCCGCGAAGACGGCCTGGGTGGGCCGTACATCGTCCGCTACGAGGGAGAGATCTACTGGACTACGTTCGACGTCAATGACGAATCGTTTGCAACGTCGACGCCGAGCTGAGTGAGGAAGTTACGTAGTGTCGCGGTGGACGTGGATCTCTGCGTCGTCGTGGACCCACGCCTGGAGTTTCTCGATCATGTACGTCCGTGCCTCGTCCTCGTCGAAGACGTCCCTGTCGAGCATGTCTCGCGTGATCGATCGCAATGCGCGAAGCCGACCACGAAGGATGCCATCGCCGACTGGTTCGCCGTCGTTCCACCGGACCGGGACGAGTGCACCGTTGCCGACAGTGGCACCCTCGTTCGTGCGATGGGCGACGTGATCCATCGCGAAGGAGAACGTCCGGTAGGCGGTGACGTCGAACTCTCGATCGACGACGTAGAACGCTTCGTGGGTGAGATAGTAGAGACGCTCCGCACAGATTGTTTCCAGCGTGAGGGCGATTGCGTTCGGTTCCATCTCGACCGGCGTCGCTCGGTACCGACCGCTGTCCACGGCGATACCGGCGCCGTCGGATTTGACTTCCAGCATCAGCTCCAGCCGGTTGCGCTGGTCGGAACTCGGGACTGTCCCGCCGAACGGCGTTTCGGCTGTGATGTCCGTCGCCAGCCGGAGTTTGTACGCGCCTTCGTGTGAGTAGTGCAAGTTGTATCGTCCGTCAGGTCGCTCGTACGCGACCAGTGCTCTGTGTGCCATGATGTGCTGCGGGATTGCCCCCGCACCCCTCGGGGGGCGATAAAACGACGGCGAGCACAGCTGTTGGAACAGTTCCTATTTCTGGAGACGGTGAAACATCATGAGATAGCGTAGCCTGACTGGACACCTCATTTCCAAAGTTCTACGATCGGGTTGATGAGACAAATTATACGGACCGTGATTTAGAGGAGCTATGGCCCCAGGTACAATCCCCCAGGAGGTTCTCTGTCTACGGCTCCAGAGATCAGGCTGGACTCAAACGTAATAGAATTGGTATATGTTCATGGCAATTCCGG encodes:
- a CDS encoding DUF6735 family protein encodes the protein MAHRALVAYERPDGRYNLHYSHEGAYKLRLATDITAETPFGGTVPSSDQRNRLELMLEVKSDGAGIAVDSGRYRATPVEMEPNAIALTLETICAERLYYLTHEAFYVVDREFDVTAYRTFSFAMDHVAHRTNEGATVGNGALVPVRWNDGEPVGDGILRGRLRALRSITRDMLDRDVFDEDEARTYMIEKLQAWVHDDAEIHVHRDTT